Within Eschrichtius robustus isolate mEscRob2 chromosome X, mEscRob2.pri, whole genome shotgun sequence, the genomic segment acaaaaatagaaaaaaactttgTTCATGAAATTACCACGGGCTGCTCTTTCTCAAAAGCACGCATAAGAGGGCCACGAGAGCACttatttgtctgatattagtaaaTATTATATACCAATTTTAGAAAGAGCATCAACTGGAGACCCCAAACCTAGGGATCACATGGACGCAATCTGATCATCCAGGCGAAGAGACCAGTTCTCAGAAGTattaacaaaggaagaaaactgcaCGGGATGGGCCTCCTGAGCCTCTGCTTGGTGATATGGGCCCCGGGTCTGCCCTTCTTCGTTGAAGACACAAGGCGGACAGTCACAGTTGGGCCTTCGGCTGGACTGTGACGAGGTGAACACCTCACAGCACGTCTCACCATCCCGGGTTGTGATGGCTCCCTCGCTGGCTGCTTTCCTGGCGCAGGGCATCGTGAGCCACGGGGAACGTTGCGGGGCAGTGCAGGACACTGGGATCACGTACTTAGACGACGTATGCTTGGAAGCATAGTGCAGCTCGGTGTTGTAGAGAACCATGTCCTGAGAGACAGCCTTGGCCCTGATGCCACATTCCATCACACGGTAGGTGAACTGGTAGGCATGGGGCTGAACATGGTTGGCAGGGCAACCCAGTCCCAAGTGCAACTCATGAAAGTGCACATATACGTCGTTGTTCAACATGAAGGGGTGTACGGTGACTATGAACCAGTCTATGGAGCACAGAACAGTCATCGGATTTTGTCCGGAACAGGCCGAAAACACAGAGGTGAGGAAGACTAGCCCTCCTATCAACTTGAAAACTTTCATCCCGGTAGCGGATCAGGTAATGACTCTCAGGAAACAGGAAGCTGTCTGGTGAGGAGTTCTAGAGCACAAAGAAGCACAAAAGGAAAATCGTCTTATTTCCTATTGAAAGTTCAAACACGAtcattttctaaaaacaaaagaccattcctaaagcatttaaaaaaaaaaaaagaagctaagagagtagaacttaaatgttctcactaaaaagaaaaaaggtaaacaCGAGAAGTgagggatgtgttaattaactcgaTGGGGGAAATTTTTTCACAATGTAAACGTATGTCAAATCAGCacgttgtatactttaaatcccTTCCAATTTtacttgtcaattatacctcaataaaactgcagaaaaaaaaaaagaataaaaagcaaaggaaaagatcCCTGTGAGAGAGAACTGAATTTTGATGTCATTGTTGGAATTCATGTGTTTCTAGATGACTACAATCGCTTCTTTAAGTGACTTTACCATATTGTTTTGGTATAAAACACAAATCCCTCACATACAGAATGAGAGTCTACGCCGATAGGAGTAGCATTCCTTTGTGTGCAACCccagccaaaaagaaaacaaaacagttttcATGCCAAACGTTAAATAAGGTGACAGGAGATAACAGTTTAATTCAAGCTGACAGCACTTTCCTCCTGAAGGCCCCAGTGTCCTCCCATAGACCATACTAATGAACTCTTCTCTATTGCCTTCTTTTTTTGGTTAGCAACAGATCTAATTAAATGAAAACCTAACAAGAAATTGTGGTTTATTCCCGACATCCAAATATTGAAATTTTGCCAACTGGCTCACTTAAAATGATCAAATGAATGCTTCATAAATGCCAGCGGTAGCATCATAAGCCATTATGACCAACAGCCATTACGACCTTGCAAAATAGCGAAATTGCAGAGTGACAGGCAGAGCAGTATGAGAAGAAAAGAGTCATGCTAAGAACAAGTGTCTAAAACAGTTTCAGAAGGGGTACGCACAAAGGAAGAAGGAACAGGGATATCATCAACTATTGTtctcagttttcattttaaaagtgaaaatgaaataaatcaaatagaaaaGTGCCTAAAAATTCAAAGGAAATGTCTATGCAGGGTTTTACTCTTGTTCCCTGCTGAATTAAGTAATCCTTGCGTAAATGAATTCATTCTttgactaatatttattgagcatctactatgtgcccagcactgtgctaaataaaaagcatcccAAGACAGTTCTTTCCTCCCCTCTTCCTCAGTTGCAAAAATGtagctctttctcttcctttgatACTGATGAATTTGCTGCCTTCTTTAATGGAAACCATGGCGGAGGAGCCCACTAGCCAGGTGCAGTGGCCTGGATGAAGTGCTTTGTTTTCACATCAGCCCTTGATCTGGTTGGTacccctgtctctccctctctccttactGACTCCTCATTCTCTTGGGGATGGTGAGGTGTAAAGAGAAGCCTAAGAGGTCTACCCggctccttccttgcctctttgttCTGAAATGGctctcttaggactgcttttttgtttttcacgaagcaaaaaaaaaacaaaaaaaacaaaaaaaataacagaaaaacagcagcagcagcaacaaaccGAAAAACCCAGCCCTCTTACCCctccaaaaaaccaaacaaacaaaatacgaCGAtgacgacaacaacaacaaaaaccgaGTTAATTCGGATGCCAGCTGGTCTTGGATAATGACTCAACAGTTAAATAAACAAACCACTTGCTCTGGAATGATGCATATTTGCTGaggttccttctggaagctgagATCATCACTCCATCACTGCTGCACTACTGCCTTGGTCTCAGGAAGACCACCCTGCCCTGAGCTTGCTTTAGGAgtgcctttctctccctctctctccctctttcctccttccttcacaTGACCTCACAGCCTGGACCTATTTGCCCTGAACAAAAACCTCCCCTTTAGGTAGTTCCTGGAATAGGTCAGGGAAACAATCCTTCCACTCCAATTTTGTTGTTCAAACCCCAGAACTGACACCAAGTTTAAGGGTGTGCTCCTGTGCAGGGAGTTAGCCATCTACTTCCTCTGTATCCCTCGGGCATCTTTCCTAttgtccctcctcctccttctcatgGTTAATCCAAAGAGAATTATAAAAAGCCCAAATTCTCTGAGAAACATTACAGTTGTCACCCAACGAATCATTTTAGACtacctcactcccacccccaaagCCACTTTTTGAATTACACTGCATTGGATCAGTCTTGAAGGAAGGGCTTTAGTAACATCACTGAGTTTGGGGGTTTATTTAGCACATAGACtacctcactcccacccccaaagCCACTTTTTGAATTACACTGCACTGAATCAGTCTTGAAGGAAGGGCTTTAGTAACATCACTGAGTTTGGGGGTTTATTTAGCACAAATCTCCAAACTCAGACAGTACAGAATCGGTTTCCTCTGATTTTCTTGTAGTCAGGGAGAGATTGCCACAAGATTGGAGCAATAATTGTGTGTGACAACATACCTTTGAGCTCagataaaactgaaaaatgaagTCAGTGGGACCCATGTTTAAGACTGCATCTCTAAGGTGAGAGGGAGGAGTTGGGAGATCAGGGGAGAGCAGAATGCACTTGCTAATGAGCTTGCTAACTCCTAGCTCAACGCCACTCTTGGGGAGTTGCTCCCTTTTGCTGAGCACAGGTCGTCAGAACTGGGCAGCCTCCCTTCCCTGCTGCCTGGCAATTCCCAGGGAAAGGTagagggtgtgtgtgggtgtgtgtgtgtgggtgtgtgttgaGGGATGGTTATAAGTCATTCACAACACAGTGTAAATTCATCAAATCAGTTGGCTTTTCTAACATCCAGCTGAGATGTGTTGGCAGAATAGGACCTTGGACttggatggggagggagagggttgGCTCTGAGAAAGAGGGCTGAGGGGCTAGAGATGGGAAGGGGGCGCCAGAAGAGAGGGTTGTGCAGTTTGCGCCAAACTGGAGGTATTTTTAGCCATAGTTGGGGCTGAGCCCAGCATCCCGGGAGCTGAGGGAGTTGAGGACTGGGGAAGAAATAACTGCAGAGAAGGGAGCGCTCACCCTGGGACTACTGTCGGGCTTCCCAGAGGCAGCTGGGCTGTTAGAAAGCAGGTCCCAGGGTTTGCATTACCATAGCCCCATTTTGGCTTGATTGCAAATTATCCTTGCGAAGCTCATAACTTCGATGCCTTTGTATAGCCAAGCAGGGCTCAGCTCTTGGTACCTACAGTCCTGAACTGAGCTATAGGGAAGCCGGCGAAACCAGAGCTGCTAATGACACCTGGATGCAAAACGTTTGCTTTCCTTGCAGCTACAGAGTACAGTagctttctgtttttctaaatgtggtttatgcatatacattttccattagttttttaaaaagttttcctccttccccttaaaaaaaaaaattccctaataaGCCTAATTCTTAATACATCCtttacgtttaaaaaaaaaaaaaacatgaaacgtTTCATTCTGGGAATATGAACTCTATTTCTTAATGTCTTACAAGAAAGAGATTGAATATTGGTCTAAACACAGAGCATTTttaatctcagaaaaaaaaagatactttttaaGAGAGAAGTAAATTAGTTTTGTGATGTTGGTGAGTGAATTGAGACGCGTAACACAAATCTCCTTGAAAGCAGACAGATTGTTGCCTCCTCATCCCCTCTGATGTCGTTAGAGACACATACGAACTCTTTGCGTGGGGAATGGGGAGGGGATTAGCTAAACATTTCCACATCTGGTTTGAGAACAGTTTGGAAAAAGAATTCACTCTATAGACTCCTGGAAGCTTTTGGGGTcgacagttatttatttttaaaattcagtatacTCATGACAGCATAGCTATCATTTGTATATTGTTTTCCCAGAATCTTGTTgtcaaaacaaaaggaaacagaggggaaaaggaaactCCAAAGCAGTACGCAATTATCTCAGGGAAATATAACTGTCAGGGCATTGATTTGCAGCAAAATTTGTTCACTCTCTTGCAGCTGATCTGAAGAAAAATGAATCTGAGTTGGAATAAAGATTCCTTTACAAAataagaacagaagaaagaatcctAACACTCTGTGGACCCTTTAGTTTAGAAATTCAAATAGTCACATGTTGACTTTGCCCAGCCAACTATCTCAAGGTTTGGGAGCCTTTTAAAATCGAGGCCCAGTTTTAAAGTTTAAAGAATTAGTTGGTTCGCTGCTCTCAAAGAAAGTGAGGATTGTGATTATACTAATGATGTCGAAGGGACATTAAAGTGAGTTAGAAAATTAAATTACTGCTTTTGTAGAATTTACATTCATTCTAAAGAAATCTGGGCCCGGTTTCGTTTTCCAACATAGTGAAACACGGTGTTAAAGTAACCGCACGTTATTCATCGTTTGGCgaggaagaagaattatgaaCTGCTAATGCTTAACAAAGTCCATTCTCTCAACTGAGGAAAACACCTTGACTCAACCCTAGGAAAGATTTCATTcaaattaaactaaaaagtaatcattaaaagtgtttttttttttcctgcttttcagtagaaaaattgtaggaaaaaactgtagaaaaattgggagatatagaaaagaaaaaagaagaaaacattcttCAATCTCAGAATAATCACTATTAAATTTTTGGTTTATATACTTTTAGTTTTGCGGGGGAGGGGAAAAAgtctatacacatatatatgatccaaagtcatttcaggaaaaaaaaaaaaagggtaaggcTTTTTGAaagctgtttttaatttttgacattGAATTTGAAAGCAATCAAAGCATTATTTTTGTTTGGGCCATCTGGTTTTGTTCTTATAATCTGTTAAGCTATCAAGCATAGTTTAAATGTCATGGTTCATCTCCTGCACAAATAAAGGTTGCGAAATAAATAAGAATCCAAGCTCCTTGTAAGAGAGAGAAGTTTTCGCTGGGTCATTAATTTGGTTACTAAAAGGTGAAGAGTCTGATGTGAAATCAAACCATAATCAGGCTACGCAACAAGGGTAAACCATACCCTGACTGAACATAAGTATTTCCAAATAAATACAGAAAGCTGTACTTTAATGGAAATGGCAAATATCAGGTCATGGGAACTCCTTCCCTTTCGTGCAGAGAAGCTgaattagtttaatttttaaagttgaacGAAGGGATGTATTTCATAATTTCCATAAAATGTAAGGAAAATCCCCAATGTGTGCCCCTAATCCagtttatgttttaatttaataatttatttgagTTTGATTTTTCAGAAAACGACACCCTTTGCCACAAAGCCCCAGAGTCCCTCCTCATTTTAAAAGACAAGGTAAGTTTGTGTCTGTGCAGAGCTCGCAAATCTGCAGCAGCGCAGCCGCCTTTTTAACCCATTGGTCGTCTCCAGAGGGCTGCCCAAACCAGAGGAAGGCCCCTTCGCCCGAGATGATTTCCGGTGTTACCATCAGAAGGCAGAGGACTGAATCAGACACTCCTTCAAGGGCTTCACCACCTCTTTGACACACCTGTGTCAATAAATGAGGGCTCAAGACGGCTTTCGAAAATGGTCAGGCACATTCTTCTCTCCCTTTCAAAATTGGGATTTGGGGGTACAGGTTTTCTTAAAGTGAGGTGCATGTATACAGCCCCAGCTGAAGGATGGCTTAAGTCCAAATCAAGCCACAGTTGACTTTACAGCCTGTTTGGCTGATTTTTACCTGACTTGACCAATCTGTGGCTCTCCCAAGCCCAAAGCTACCTTGTGTATGCCCCACCCAGAATGTGGCCACTTGGTGCGTGGGTGTACACCCTGAGTGAGGCCATTCACCATATCTTGGCTCCTGAGGGGGAGAAAAGGTTTAGAAGAGGTTCCTTTGATAGGAAGGCTGTTGGTCGTTGTTAGGGAACTTACAATTTGGGAGGCTTGCCTGCATATTGCAATAGGTAAAGAGGCATTGTTCTGAGGCCAGGACATTGTGGGAAGAGCAaatcgttctctctctctctctctctctctctctctctctctcacacacacacacacacacacacacacacacacagatggacagatggacgagtagatagacacacacactaagaagaaaggaaagcccAAATCTATTTCCTGCTGTTGCCCTGATCCTTACTATTTTTCCCCATCCCTTAATCCTTGGACTGTAAATTCCTCAGGGAGCTGAGTCTTGATCTACCATAGTGTCTGGTACatggtaagtactcagtaaatatttattgaataaaaggATGAAGGAACCACTAGAAATTGCCACCTTCCACTGTTCTTGTCCAGTCCCTAAGGGCCTGAGTCTAGTTACTGGCTAAATCTCTCCTCCACTCcttccccaaactcccagttgAAGGCCTGCGGTAGCAGTGAAACTTTTCTTGGTAGAAAGTGTAGGGCCCCTGTCAAGAGTCCTGCCCACTTACCCACCCGCCTGCCTACTGACCTCACTGATGCCAAGGGCTGTATGTCGGCCCAGCCCAATGGTACCCACTGCCCTCTCAATTAGCTCCTAGCCAGTCACTCCAAATGGAGCCAGCCCTCCTTGCGCTAACTCCCCAACCCTGGTCACtatcctccttccttccatcaaGCAACCAAGCACAACCAGTGTCAGCACACCTGGACTTAGCGGTAGATTCACAGGCTACCCCAACTCTGATGGTCTCAGGTAACTGAACGAAGTCAACCTCTAGACAGCAGACAAGGTGCCACTCTCCTCTGGTCTGGCTTTAcatgggaggagagaagaaattCTTAAGCCCACGCAGCCCAAGTCCAGGCAACTGAGAGACACAGCATCATGAGAACCGGAAGTCTCAGGTCCACAAGGTACTGAAGAGTCATGGGTGCCTAGAAGGGGCTTGCTGGAATCACTGGCTTGACTGAGGCAAATGGATACAGCCCCCTGAAGTCGCCCTGGATTCCCTTAGCTACAAGGAGGAACCAGATCGCGGGCTGGATGTCTGTCCCTCCTCAGAGCACATCTACACGTCCACTACCAGTTCCAAGCACAGAGGCACAAATCAGAAAACGCCAGAGGTTCCTGGGAAATCGGAGGCAAGATGGGTTAAGTCTCCCCCAGTGCAAATTGACCCTTGGCTCACCCTGGGCCAGGCTTGCCCAATCCACTCTGCCAACTCCAGACTGAGAGAGATCCAGACCAACTTCAGGTTTTGTTTCAGCATCCCCCAGCCTGAGTGCTCCCCAAAATGCTTTGAAGTTGACCCCATCTCCACGTATGCTATTGTATTTCACTGGCAGATATCACTCTCCATTTCTGCCATCTGTACCTTTTATATAACAAAAGCTTGACTTTGGGTGTGATAGGTCCTTATCTTAGCAATATCAAAATACTTGGGGCAGAGCATTGGCTTGGTACCTTCTCCATGCAATTAGTATTTTGTTAAAATAGATACATAATAGGTTGAACATGAGTTCATCATCTgcctattataatgtatatatgtttaaaagtaaatatatagcatataaataatgttaaaaataaatataaaaggctGACCTATTATTATATCtgataatatatacatatgtgatatataatactattaaaatatacattaacaacaaaaagaGGAGGGCCTCTCCTCCCTGGCAATCTATCTTCCCCTTAACAAAGAATAAAGGACTCTTTTCTGAAATTGTATTCAAGGGTCGAgcctctaatccaatatgactgatgcccttactaaaaggagaaatttggacacagagggaagacgatGTGAAGTCACAGGGAGAAGACAACCATGTGACTGGAGTGATGCATTTACAAGCCAAAGAACGCTAAGGATTTTCAGCAAACACCAGAAActagaagaggcaaagaaggatccTCTCCTAGAGCCGTCAGAGAGAGAGCATGtctctgctgacactttgatcttggacttctagcttccagaactgtgagagaatacatttctgttattctCAGAataaccacccagtttgtggtcctctgtacagcagccctaggaaactaataaatatgtttttccaACAACTTGAACAGACACACATGCCTCCTTCCCGAGATAAGAGCTTGAAACGATGAATGTTCTGACTGTCTTGCTACAACATTAAATCCATTTGGGATTAGGAAGATGATGACTAACCAGGAATGGAGACAGGAAGTTAGAAAGAAAGAAGCCTGTCTAAAGGGGTGCTGGTGCTGGTACTGGACGCCTGCAGGAGAATGGAGTTAGGGAGGGAGATTATAACGTAACATTTGGAAGATTTTCCTAACTTTAAAAGTTGTCCAAAAATGAACGGAGAAGTCCGGTGTAGAACTAAGCGTCTTCGGTTCTCTGCAGGCCTTCCGGTAGCGTCTGGGTGGTCACTTGTCAGGGTGGCTGGAGAGGGAATTCCTGTCCTATGTGGGAGGCTACATTAGAGAGTCTTGAAGGCTCTGATTATCAGTGAATGCTGCGTGTGTGTTCCCATGCATGTGTTCATAATATATTATCACAATTCATAATGTGGTCATAATTGTGTATCATAATGTGGTCATAATGAGCGCATATATTATGAACACAGGCAggagagaacacacacacacacacacacacacacccccatgcAGCTATGTATATAGGTCTTCCTGACATATATGAGACAACACAATACTGCCTCACAGGGACCTGAGCCCTAAGCCAGATTTTTGTTGTGATTGGCGCTTACTGATATTCATGACAATGACAAGGGCAAGGTGCCAGGGGAGAAGGGGGGGTGAGTCACAATACAGACATAAATACTCAGAATGGGGCTTACCGTCCAGCTCTAAGTGATGGGGGGCTGACACGGCCTTTCCAAGCAGCATGATCTCTGAAAGCCCCGCACTAGGGATCCTCTTTACGAACTTCCTGCACTGAATGCAAAGGCTGGGGCTCTGCTCCTGGGAACTAGCACCACAGCTATAGGGCAAGTGCTGAAAAGTgtaaatattctctctttaacctaGAAAGGGCTGGTAGGAAcaacttttcttctctgtttatgCTTCTTTGCCACGTTCTAAGCAATTGCAGAATCCCAGgatttttgaaagtttgcttcAACATATATGAGTCACGTATGGCAATAAAtctcaaattttttctttaatttggatATCTATTCTTTGTATAGAGACACCCCTCCCACAGAGTGTGTTCTCTCCTGTTATCTCCCTTGATCCTTTCAGCAATCCTGTAAGGTCCTCAAAGACAGACATCACATGTTAAAGCTGTGGAAATGGGGGCCCAGAAGGGTGGAGAGACTTTGGGCCTCAGGCCTTCCCAGCAGTCTGCCTGGCTTCTCTTCCCCCTTTACACCAGatacaaaattgtaagatattatgGTGAGCAAATCATtgtggaaaggaagggaaagcccTGAAGTGGTTTGACCTATGGACTACTGCTCCAAGATACATGGTGAGGTCTGCGTTAGTGCTGGCGGCCAGGTTATTTAGGAGAGGGGGCAGAATTGACTCTCAAACTCAGCCAAGGGAGCTGAGCAGCTTCCCACAGCTGCAAAAAGCCGAGAGTAGCTCTAAGGTGGCAAATGACGGAACCTTCCAGAATAGCCCAAGATTTGAAAAAGACAAGAGGAAGGACGGAGTATTCGCGGGCTGGAGAGGGCAGACCCAGTTAGACAGCAGCTGAGTGTGTCATTTGTGCTTCCCCtgtcactttttaaagttttctttctaCTCCGAAGTTATGGGAACCAAGACAGAAACCGACTCCACCCATTAGACAAGGCTGCCCATCAGAGGCAGCTGCCTGGTGTAGAAACTGAAATTCCtcttaagaaggaaggaaggaaacaaacatttattgagacgtTGGGCTAAGCGGCTTTACTTGCAgcatctcactgaatcctcacagcgACCCTGTGTGGGAGGTACTCGTAGTAATAGCCACGTTTTACAGCAGAAGAAATTGAGTATCAGATAGGTTAGGAAACTCACTGAAGACACAAAGCTAGTAAGCGGCAAAGATAGGATTGGAAGCATCTGCCGTGCTCATGGAGCTTCCATAGTTTTCTTTCTAGTATCTGCCAACGCTAGGAAAGTAACCCAGGGAAGGTGTTTAACAAAgaggacattaaaaaaagaggCACAGATTGTTTATGGGGATCAGAGTCTAGGACGATGGGAAGGTAAGGAAATTAATAGCTTTTTAAGCaggaagaatggagaaaaaaaggcaATAAGTGAGAGACAGAAATTCAGATGCACTCAGAGAAGATAATTCTAGATCACTCATCACTCCTTGTATCTTAGACTTCTTAAGAGCAAGCAGTCATTCCTGATTTCGATGGAATACGTTTATTCCATGAGCTGCAGGCTGACCCAGAGCATAGTGCACCTCAGGACATGCTGTATACTCAGGCCTTCCCCATCTGTTTTGACAAGGGAAGTGTGTATGGTTTCTG encodes:
- the PLAC1 gene encoding placenta-specific protein 1 encodes the protein MKVFKLIGGLVFLTSVFSACSGQNPMTVLCSIDWFIVTVHPFMLNNDVYVHFHELHLGLGCPANHVQPHAYQFTYRVMECGIRAKAVSQDMVLYNTELHYASKHTSSKYVIPVSCTAPQRSPWLTMPCARKAASEGAITTRDGETCCEVFTSSQSSRRPNCDCPPCVFNEEGQTRGPYHQAEAQEAHPVQFSSFVNTSENWSLRLDDQIASM